The Nocardioides sp. S5 genome includes a window with the following:
- a CDS encoding helix-turn-helix transcriptional regulator, protein MDARHAELLGRTDREALGRRLRSARQARGLTQGQVADELMSVAYLSRIESGHRRPTAPALETLAERLGVTVDSLLGEPERHVVDEIRLALDYAELSLESGQPEDAERHLHKALDTMAASRMAGLRERARLLHARALEATNREDDAVIELEAIIDDRSADGLTRIRAGIALSRIYRETGDLGRAIECGERVMADMEESGLESCDEAVQLAVTVAAAHFERGDTAHAVRLCRKAITRAESLGSPRARASAYWNASVMQANRGDVAAAVPLAERALALLGEGQDARNLARLRTEVGRLQLELDPPAIDEARHNLEQAAAEMEWSSASPVDRAWTLLGLARVGFLAGDLTGSRALVAQVHTTADGHAPLAEAEALTLEGRTYAAEGATELAARSYQAAVLRLSAIGADQSAAQLWFDLADLLEGVGLAEEALDAYRRAAASTGLRARVTSTTLARS, encoded by the coding sequence ATGGACGCGCGTCATGCCGAGCTGCTGGGCCGCACCGACCGTGAGGCGCTGGGTCGCCGACTCCGGTCCGCACGCCAGGCACGGGGGCTCACCCAAGGTCAGGTTGCGGACGAGCTGATGTCGGTCGCCTACCTCTCCCGCATCGAGAGCGGCCACCGCCGCCCCACCGCACCTGCGCTCGAGACCCTCGCCGAGCGCCTCGGCGTCACCGTCGACTCGCTGCTCGGCGAGCCCGAGCGCCACGTGGTCGACGAGATCCGCCTCGCCCTCGACTACGCCGAGCTCTCCCTGGAGTCCGGGCAGCCCGAGGACGCCGAGCGCCACCTGCACAAGGCCCTCGACACCATGGCGGCCTCCCGCATGGCCGGCCTCCGCGAGCGCGCCCGCCTGCTCCACGCCCGCGCCCTCGAGGCCACCAACCGCGAGGACGACGCCGTCATCGAGCTCGAAGCGATCATCGACGACCGGTCCGCCGACGGGCTGACCCGGATCAGGGCCGGCATCGCCCTGAGCCGCATCTATCGCGAGACCGGCGACCTGGGCCGCGCCATCGAGTGCGGCGAGCGGGTGATGGCCGACATGGAGGAGTCCGGGCTCGAGTCCTGCGACGAGGCGGTCCAGCTCGCGGTCACCGTTGCCGCCGCACACTTCGAGCGCGGCGACACCGCCCACGCCGTACGCCTGTGCCGCAAGGCGATCACCCGGGCCGAGTCGCTCGGGTCGCCCCGAGCGCGCGCGTCCGCCTACTGGAACGCCAGCGTCATGCAAGCGAACCGAGGGGACGTGGCTGCGGCCGTGCCGCTCGCGGAGCGCGCCCTGGCGCTGCTCGGCGAGGGTCAGGACGCCCGCAACCTCGCCCGCCTGCGCACCGAGGTCGGACGCCTCCAGCTCGAGCTGGACCCGCCCGCCATCGACGAGGCGCGCCACAACCTCGAGCAGGCGGCCGCGGAGATGGAGTGGAGCAGCGCCTCCCCCGTCGACCGCGCGTGGACGCTGCTGGGACTGGCTCGCGTGGGCTTCCTCGCCGGTGACCTCACCGGCAGCCGCGCCCTTGTGGCGCAGGTGCACACCACCGCCGACGGGCACGCCCCGCTGGCCGAGGCCGAGGCGCTGACCCTCGAGGGCAGGACGTACGCCGCCGAGGGCGCGACCGAGCTCGCCGCACGGTCCTACCAGGCCGCCGTCCTCCGGCTCTCCGCCATCGGTGCCGACCAGAGCGCGGCCCAGCTGTGGTTCGACCTCGCCGACCTGCTGGAGGGCGTCGGACTGGCGGAGGAGGCGCTGGACGCCTACCGCCGTGCTGCGGCGTCGACCGGGCTGCGGGCTCGGGTCACCTCGACCACCCTCGCCCGCAGCTGA
- a CDS encoding HAMP domain-containing sensor histidine kinase, translating into MTAQTHVAETDDLWRLTMEHSPVGMAIVSPAGAFLTVNAALCDMLGYEPDVLATLDVRSITHPDDLASDLRLLDQTIAGDISSYRITKRYICADGTVAIGDLSVALLRAPDGSPVHFISQVADITERHAFVERLDAAEAAVEAEQQRTEALFESVAVGLLQVDADGAYLAFNNRLSDILDLAYPRGHDGHAGPDAFVYDLDLRRLPVDELPSVRAARGEQFDGVMLWVGEDPDSRRALSVSARPVRDRIGRLTGAVVALQDVTDLLRAVGAKDDFVAIVSHELRTPLTSALAYLELLDDSGDVSAEGRQQVGAARRNMLRLSHLVADLLLAARVSAGSSVVDRYRLDVAAVLTEAVEAAGLDASGSGVRVEWHGPSSLVAVADGMRLRQVLDNLLANAIAYSRAGDLVRVTLSEDRDHVVLTVADEGVGIDRLDVADVFTRFFRGANARRLQVPGAGLGLDIVRTIVEAHAGQVSLDSAPGAGTTVRVALPL; encoded by the coding sequence GTGACGGCACAGACCCATGTGGCCGAGACGGACGACCTGTGGCGGCTGACCATGGAGCACTCGCCCGTCGGCATGGCGATCGTCTCTCCCGCGGGAGCGTTCCTCACCGTCAACGCAGCGCTGTGCGACATGCTCGGCTACGAGCCCGACGTGCTCGCCACCCTCGACGTCCGGTCGATCACCCATCCCGACGACCTCGCGAGCGACCTGCGGTTGCTCGACCAGACCATCGCGGGCGACATCAGCTCCTACCGGATCACCAAGCGCTACATCTGCGCCGACGGCACCGTGGCGATCGGCGACCTGTCGGTCGCGCTGCTGCGGGCGCCGGACGGATCGCCGGTCCACTTCATCTCCCAGGTCGCCGACATCACCGAGCGGCACGCGTTCGTCGAGCGGCTCGACGCGGCCGAGGCCGCGGTGGAGGCGGAGCAGCAACGCACCGAGGCCCTCTTCGAGTCGGTGGCCGTCGGGCTGCTTCAGGTCGACGCCGACGGTGCCTACCTCGCCTTCAACAACCGCCTCTCCGACATCCTCGACCTGGCCTACCCGCGCGGGCACGACGGCCACGCGGGCCCGGACGCCTTCGTCTACGACCTCGACCTGCGCCGGCTGCCCGTCGACGAGCTGCCGTCGGTGCGAGCCGCACGAGGTGAGCAGTTCGACGGCGTGATGCTGTGGGTCGGGGAGGACCCGGACTCCCGGCGCGCGCTGTCGGTCTCCGCGCGTCCGGTCCGTGACCGGATCGGACGCCTCACCGGCGCCGTGGTCGCTCTCCAGGACGTCACCGACCTGCTGCGGGCGGTGGGGGCCAAGGACGACTTCGTCGCGATCGTGTCCCACGAGCTGCGTACGCCGCTGACCTCCGCGCTCGCCTACCTCGAGCTGCTCGACGACTCCGGCGACGTCAGCGCCGAGGGGCGCCAGCAGGTCGGCGCCGCCCGGCGCAACATGCTGAGGCTGTCCCACCTCGTCGCCGACCTGCTCCTCGCCGCCCGCGTGTCAGCCGGGTCGTCGGTCGTCGACCGCTACCGTCTCGACGTCGCAGCGGTGCTCACCGAGGCCGTCGAGGCCGCCGGGCTCGACGCGTCGGGATCCGGCGTACGCGTGGAGTGGCACGGGCCCTCCTCGCTGGTGGCTGTCGCCGACGGCATGCGCCTGCGGCAGGTGCTCGACAACCTGCTCGCCAACGCCATCGCCTACAGCCGGGCCGGTGACCTGGTCCGCGTCACCCTGTCGGAGGACCGTGACCATGTCGTGCTCACCGTGGCCGACGAAGGGGTCGGCATCGACCGCCTCGACGTCGCCGACGTCTTCACCCGCTTCTTCCGCGGCGCCAACGCGCGCCGTCTCCAGGTGCCCGGCGCCGGCCTCGGCCTGGACATCGTCCGCACCATCGTCGAGGCCCACGCCGGCCAGGTGTCGCTCGACAGCGCCCCCGGCGCCGGCACCACCGTGCGGGTGGCGCTGCCGCTCTGA
- a CDS encoding DUF1416 domain-containing protein — MCGATEGGLSLDGVNVAKEAVIQGQVLRGGAGEESEPVPNAYVRLLDRSGEFTAEVPTSATGHFRFFAGDGEWTLRTLAPKAQPVDTRVVAATGSVAEVQVLVSA; from the coding sequence ATGTGCGGAGCAACCGAGGGCGGGCTGTCGCTCGACGGCGTCAACGTGGCCAAGGAGGCCGTGATCCAGGGCCAGGTCCTGAGGGGCGGTGCCGGTGAGGAGAGCGAGCCGGTGCCCAACGCCTACGTGAGGCTGCTCGACCGCTCCGGCGAGTTCACCGCCGAGGTGCCGACGTCGGCCACCGGGCACTTCCGCTTCTTCGCCGGTGACGGTGAGTGGACGCTGCGCACCCTCGCTCCGAAGGCGCAGCCGGTGGACACCCGCGTCGTCGCGGCGACCGGGTCCGTGGCCGAGGTCCAGGTGCTCGTCAGCGCCTGA
- a CDS encoding sulfurtransferase, with translation MSRENSLVTAQWVEDNLDTDGIVLVEVDEDTTAYDKGHIRGAIKLDWTTDLQDQVRRDFVSKEQFEALLSERGVSNDDTVVLYGGNNNWFAAYAYWYFKLYGHQDVKLLDGGRKKWELDSRELTDELPSRAQTSYTATEQDHSIRAFRDETVAAIGTQNLVDVRSPDEYAGRLLAPAHLPQEQAQRAGHVPTSINVPWSKAANDDGTFKSDDELREIYGAAGLDDSKDTIALCRIGERSSHTWFVLKELLGHDNVKNYDGSWTEYGSLVGVPVALGDEPGEA, from the coding sequence ATGAGCCGTGAGAACTCGCTCGTCACCGCCCAGTGGGTCGAGGACAACCTCGACACCGACGGCATCGTCCTCGTCGAGGTCGACGAGGACACCACCGCCTACGACAAGGGCCACATCCGTGGCGCCATCAAGCTCGACTGGACCACCGACCTCCAGGACCAGGTCCGTCGCGACTTCGTCAGCAAGGAGCAGTTCGAGGCGCTGCTGTCCGAGCGCGGGGTGTCCAACGACGACACCGTCGTGCTCTACGGCGGCAACAACAACTGGTTCGCCGCCTACGCCTACTGGTACTTCAAGCTCTACGGCCACCAGGACGTCAAGCTCCTCGACGGCGGCCGCAAGAAGTGGGAGCTCGACTCGCGCGAGCTGACCGACGAGCTGCCCAGCCGCGCGCAGACGTCGTACACCGCCACCGAGCAGGACCACTCCATCCGCGCCTTCCGCGACGAGACCGTGGCGGCCATCGGCACCCAGAACCTGGTCGACGTGCGCAGCCCCGACGAGTACGCCGGACGCCTGCTCGCCCCGGCCCACCTCCCGCAGGAGCAGGCCCAGCGCGCCGGTCACGTCCCGACCTCGATCAACGTGCCGTGGAGCAAGGCGGCCAACGACGACGGCACCTTCAAGTCCGATGACGAGCTGCGCGAGATCTACGGCGCCGCCGGCCTCGACGACTCCAAGGACACCATCGCGCTGTGCCGCATCGGCGAGCGCTCCTCGCACACGTGGTTCGTGCTCAAGGAGCTGCTCGGCCACGACAACGTGAAGAACTACGACGGCTCGTGGACCGAGTACGGCTCCCTCGTCGGCGTCCCCGTCGCCCTCGGCGACGAGCCCGGGGAGGCCTGA
- a CDS encoding DUF4395 domain-containing protein: MSTTATPRSSTTVTGRPEGAIDPRSPQLAAALTAVVLVAVLLLPSPANVVLLAVQAALFAVGAVRGVQATPHAWLFRTLVRPRLAPPTEWEAPEPPRFAQAVGLAFALVGLVAFLAGATVLGQVAVGFALVAALLNALFAFCLGCEVYLLVRRFIATA; encoded by the coding sequence ATGTCCACCACCGCCACGCCCCGCTCCTCCACGACCGTCACCGGTCGTCCGGAGGGAGCCATCGACCCGCGCAGCCCCCAGCTCGCGGCGGCCCTGACCGCCGTGGTGCTGGTGGCGGTGCTGCTGCTGCCGTCGCCGGCCAACGTCGTCCTGCTCGCGGTCCAGGCCGCGCTCTTCGCCGTCGGCGCGGTCCGCGGGGTGCAGGCCACGCCGCACGCGTGGCTGTTCCGCACCCTCGTACGCCCACGGCTGGCGCCGCCCACCGAATGGGAGGCGCCGGAGCCGCCGCGCTTCGCCCAGGCCGTCGGCCTGGCCTTCGCCCTCGTCGGCCTCGTCGCGTTCCTGGCGGGCGCGACGGTGCTCGGGCAGGTCGCGGTCGGGTTCGCCCTGGTCGCCGCCCTGCTCAACGCCCTCTTCGCCTTCTGCCTGGGATGCGAGGTCTACCTGCTCGTCCGCCGCTTCATCGCCACCGCCTGA